The stretch of DNA ATGTGCAGATTCCATATCCATTCAAGGCTTTATCTTTTTTTATCTCAAATCCAATCTGACCAGATAATGAAGAGGTTCCAGCATATAATCCAACTATAATATTTCTTTCAGTTCTTAGGGCTATATCCCCACCATTTTCTGATATTATATTTTTGCATCCATATTTTATAGCATTTTCAACTACCATCTGACTTATAGTTCCTGCAACGGATGCCATAGGACCAACATCGGCATTTTCGCCTGCTCTTGCCATTATTTTAACTATTTTAGGTGCATCAACACCAACACTTATAGGAACATAGCTTGTTAAAAATTCGGGATGCTTTAATATATAATTTTCAAGATTTATTCGTTCATTTATAATGGTATTTTTTGCAAGTTTTATAAATTTTTCTGAGTCTGTTTTTAAAGTAATATGTGTTTCTTTTATTGAAATCCTTTTATTTACCAAGAACATAACCTGATGACACCTTATTATTTATGTATCTTAATTAAAATTTATTTTTAATTATTATTATTTTAATTATTATCTTAATTATTATTTTTATGTTTATTCATCATTTTTTATTTTTTATATTTATTTTATTTGGTATTTTACTATACATTATATTATTATTTCCTCAAATGGTAGGATATTAAATTTATCAAAATAATAATGTATATATAATACTATTAATTTATTTAGTAATAATATAATATTATTTAGAAATGTATTCATAAAAATGTGGATTATTTCTTTTTAGAAGTATTAACGATATTATAAATTGGTGATTATATGGCTGAAAGAATAACCATGACTATCCAAAAAAATCTTTTGGAAGATTTGGAGGAATGCATTAAAGAATCAAATAAATCGAGGTCTGAAATAATTAGAGAGGCATTAATTGATTATATAAAAAAATATGAATGGCTTCATCAAATAGGTTCAAGAGCTGGAGAAATCACTTTAATATACCCGTTAAATGTTCATAAAAAAGTTTTAGATATTGAGAATAGATATAGAAATATAATATTGACCTCAGTTAGTTATATGGTAAATAATGAATTTTTAAGAGTAATAGTTTTAAAAGGTCCAAAGGAGGATATTATTAAATTAACGGAGAATTTAAAAAGTATCAATGACATAAAATACGCAAAATTATCAACAGTTGGTTTTGAAAATAAAAAATAGAAAGTAATAATAAATAATAAATGTAATATTAATAATAAATAATATAATTAAAAATAAATAAGTAATATATAAAATAATAGATTTATTTAATTTTCGAGTTCATTTAATGAATAAACTCCTAAATCTCCTTTTTTAATCGATTCTATTGCTTTAATTGTAGATAATGCTCCTTGGATTGTTGTAATGTATGGTATATTAAGTTCCACAGCTGCTCTTCTAATATAATAACCATCAGATTTTGCCTTACTTCCTGAGGATGTGTTTATAATTAAATCTATCTCACCCTTATGAATTAATTCAAGGATATTTCCAGACATACCCTCAGATATCTTTTTAACAATCTTTACATTTAATCCTGCATTTCTAATAACTTCCGCAGTGCCCTTTGTAGCAACAATGTTAAATCCAAGTTCGTTAAATTTTTTGGCTATATTCAATATATGTTGTTTATCCTTATTTTTAACGCTTATAAATACAGTTCCAGAAGTTGGGAGCTCCATATTTGCAGATAACTGAGCTTTATAATAGGCCTTACCAAAATCTCTATCAATACCTATGGCTTCTCCTGTTGATTTCATCTCTGGACTAAGCACAGGGTCCACACCGGGTAGTTTTTGGAATGGAAATACTGCCTCTTTCACACTTACATATTTTGGTTTAGCAAGCCCAGTATATCCCATATCTTTAAGTTTATGACCAAGCATAACTTTTGTGGCAATCTTTGCAAGCGGAGCTCCGATAGATTTACTCACATATGGAACAGTCCTACTTGCCCTTGGATTAGCCTCGATAATATAAACAATTCCGTCTTTTATGGCATATTGTATGTTTATTAAGCCAACTACCCCTAATTCTTTTGCAAGTTTTGTTGTGTAATCTACAATGGTGTTAATAATTTCTTTTGAAAGTGTTTGAGGAGGTATTACACAGGCACTATCTCCACTGTGTATTCCAGCCTCTTCGATATGTTCCATAATTGCCCCTATAAACACATCTTCACCATCACAAACTGCATCCACATCGATTTCAACAGCATCATCTAAAAACTTATCAATAAGTATAGGATGCTCAGAGGATACCTTTACAGCCTCCTTCATATAATCCTTTAATTCATTCTCATTATATACGATTTCCATAGCCCTTCCACCAAGCACATAGGAAGGTCTAACAAGCACAGGATACCCAATTTTTTCAGCAATTTTTAAAGCATCTTTTTCGTTATATACCGTAGCCCCCTCAGCCTGAGGTATATTCAATTTTTTTAATATTTTGGAGAACTGCTCTCTATCCTCTGCTAAATCAATAGATTGAGGAGAAGTTCCAAGGATATTTACGCCTGCATTGTATAACTTCATAGCAAGATTTATTGCAGTCTGTCCTCCAAACTGAACAATTACACCCAATAGATTACCATTTTTCTTTTCATTTTCTACGATATTCATAATTTCCTCAAAAGTAAGAGGTTCAAAATAAAGTTTATCAGAGGTATCGTAATCTGTGGATACGGTTTCTGGGTTGTTATTTACTATTATTGCTTCAATACCCATTTCTTTTAAGGCAAATATAGCATGAACTGTTGAATAGTCAAATTCTACACCCTGACCAATTCTTATAGGTCCAGAACCTAAAATTATTACCTTCTTTTTAGATGAAGGAATACTTTCATTCTGTTCATCGTAAAATAAATTTTCATAACAAGAATAATAATATGGAGTTTTTGCTTCAAATTCAGCAGCACAGGTATCTACCATTTTATAAACAGGCAATACATTGAGTTTTTTTCTTAATTCCTTAATATCATTTTCACTTTTATTTAGTAAATTAGCCAATTGAACATCGGAAAAACCAAGCATTTTTGCTTTAAGTATTACCTCTTTTAGTTTTTCGTTTTCTATCATAGTGTTTCACCAATTTTTAAATTAATTAAATTAATTTAGATAAAACTTCGAGCTCCTTCTTAGTATCAACAATATTTTTTATTTTCTTAATGAAAAATTCATCAATGCCTGTTAATTCGCATATTTCTGAAACAGTCCATCCTTTATCAAGTGCTTCGGCAATCACAAACAATCTTTCGTCTGTTGGATTTTTTAATATATTATTAATAGTTTCATTACTATGGTTAATATCCTTTCCATCCCCTATTAATCCATATCTTCCAATATCTAAACTCCTGATAGCCTTTTGAAGTGCTTCTTCAAGGGTTCTGCCTATTGCCATTACTTCTCCTGTGGATTTCATGCTTGTTCCTAAATGTTTATCAACAGTTCTAAATTTATCAAATGGCCATCTTGGTATCTTTACAACGACATAATCCAATGTAGGTTCGAAACTTGCAGGTGTTTCCTTTGTAACATCGTTTTTAATCTCATCAAGGGTCATTCCAATGGCTATTTTGGATGCTATCTTGGCAATTGGATATCCTGTTGCTTTACTTGCAAGTGCGGAGCTCCTACTTACCCTTGGATTTACCTCGATTACCCTATATTCAGTCATGTCTTTACTTACTGCAAACTGGACATTACAGCCCCCTTCTATCCTTAAATGCTTTATAATTTTTAATGCTGCATTTCTAAGTCTCTGATGCACTTCGTCGCTTAGGGTTTGGGATGGAGCTACAACGATACTTTCTCCTGTATGTATTCCCATAGGGTCCATATTTTCCATATTACATACAACGATACAGTTATCTTTTGCATCTCTCATTACTTCGTATTCATATTCTTTCCATCCAAGAACGCTTTCATCTATCAATACTTGATTAATTAATGAGTAATTAAGTCCTTTTTCGGTTATTTCTCTTAATTCTTCTTCATTATGGGCAATACCTCCACCAGAGCCTCCAAGTGTAAATGCAGGTCTAACTATCACAGGATAACCGAGCTCAGCTACTGCATTTAATGCCTCTTCAACCGAATGTACAGCATGTGATTTTGTTACAGGTTCGCCTATCTCTTCCATTGCTTTGTTGAATAGTTCCCTATCTTCACTAGTTTCTATAACTTCTACTTTTGAACCAAGTAATTCTACGCCATATTTATCTAAAATTCCCATTCTATGAAGGTCCATGGCTAAATTTAATCCAGTTTGGCCTCCCATAGTTGGAAGTATGGCATCAGGTCTTTCTTTCTCTATAATTTTCTCCACAATCTTTGGATGAAGTGGTTCAAGATAAACCTTATCTGCAATATTGGTATCAGTTTGAATTGTTGCTGGGTTTGAATTTACCAAAATAGTATATATTCCTTCCTCTCTCAACGACTTACATGCTTGAGAACCTGAAAAATCGAATTCTGCCGCCTGACCTATTACAATTGGTCCAGAACCTAATATCATTACCTTATTTATATCCTTCCTTTTCAAAATTCCACCTATGTCATATATTGAATTATTTAAATTACACCATAAAAATTATAAACTAAATATATTTTTCATAAATGATTATAACAAATAGTATTTATTTTTAACTTAATTTTAAAATAGATTTATAGATTTATAAAATATAAAAATACGATATGTAATTAGGTTATATTAATTAAATTTAATATAATATATAACTTTAACTTATGAATATGAATGGCTTAATTATTAACCATTTCCATCAATTTTTTAGCAGCTTTTTCCATCGAATATTCAAATGGAATACCGTTTTCAGTTAATATTCTCCTTCCCTCTTCCTCATTTGTTCCCATCATTCTTACGGCAAACTTCACATTTGGATGTTTCTTCAATACTTCAACGATACCCCTTGCAACTTCATCGCACCTTGTAATACCTGCAAGCACATTTATGAATATTCCCTTTACATCCTTTTTCAATACCTTTTCAAGTGCCTTTTTAACAGTTTCTTCATTAGCCCCTCCTCCAATATCCAAGAAACATGCGGGATTTCCACCGTATTCTTTTATCATATCCATACTTGCAAGAGTAAGACCTGCACCGTTACCTATTACTCCAATATCTCCGTCGAGCTCCACATAGGCAAATTCAAGTTTATCTTTTTTATTGAATTCTTCAAATTGTGTATAATCATGCCTATAATATGCATCATCATCCACATTTAAAACTGCATCAGCTGCAAGAGCTCTGCCATCTTCGGTTATTACAAGAGGATTTATCTCCACAAGCATTCCATCCATATCTTTAAATACATTGTATAATTTATAAACTATATCTGCAACCTTGGAGATTTCACTTGAAGGTATATCGGCATCTTTTAGGATATTCCTTGCAATATATGGTAAAAATTCATTTAGTGGATTAACATGATATTTTATTATCTTTTCAGGGTTTGTTTTTGCGATTTCTTCTATTTCTACACCACCTTCTGTTGAAAACATAATTACTGGCTTTCTCTCTGCTCTATCTATTGTTATACCCAAATAATATTCTTTTTTAATAGGGAGCTTCTCCTCAACAAGAACTTTTTCAACCTTTTCTCCTTTTATATCTTTATTTAACAATTCTTTAATTTTCTCATTAGCCTCATTCACAGTATCTGCAAATAAAACCCCTCCTGCTTTCCCTCTTCCACCTACAAGAACCTGTGCCTTTATTACAACGGGTTTATTTAGTTTTTCGATTTCATTTGATGTTATAAATCCCTCTGGAACAGGTATTTTGTATTTTTTAAATATTTCCTTTGCCTCATATTCGTGTAATTTCACAATATCACCTTATTTTATTATTTTATTTTTTCAATATTTTATTATACTTATTTTAATTTTTTATTCAGTTTATATTTATTCTATATTTTTACCCTTTTTTAACTTCTTTTTTATTTTATTATTTTTTTTCAGTTTTATCGATTTTTTAGTAATTTATCCAATCATCTACATATTTCAATAGCATTTAAGAATTTTTCACAGTATTTGCATCTTATTTTTAGAGGTTCCTTTTCCTCAACTTTAAATTTACCAATTATATTTTCAGTTTGAGTTATGCAATTTGGATTTGTGCATTTTAATATGCCTTCTATTTCGTCAGGAATCTCGACTTTAAATTTCTTTACAACCACTCCATCCTTTATGATGTTTATTGTGGCATTTGGAGATATAAGACTTATCTTATTTACATCCTCTTTTGAGAGCTCTATTCCTTCTATCTTTAAAATATCCTTTTTTTCATTTTTTTTAGATGATACATTCATGGCAATAGTTACAGTTTGATTATTATTTAGGTTCAAAACCTTATAAACTTTTAATGCTTTTCCTTTTGTTATATGGTCTATTACTGTCCCATTTTTAATGGGTTTTACCTTTAAACTTTTTTCCTTTAAATTTTTTTTTATGTTTTTTATATTTCTTATTTTTTCCATATCTTCCATATTATTATCCATCATGCAATATCACCATGCAATAACTTGCTACTATTCTACTATTTTACTATTTTACTGAGCCCCACACCAATTCAAAATAATCTTTTTCTTTATTAACTATTTTTTTGTCAATTATGGCGACACTAGATTCTCTATTCTCAAAAAGTGCTTTATCAGTCCAATTATGGCTTCCAAGCACTACTGTTTCATTATCTACAATTATAAGTTTATTGTGGGTTCTTTGGCGTTCGGTTAATTTAACAGGTATTCGCTCGCTACTCAATAAATGTTTTATGGTTCTATTAGATTCTACCTCTCCATCGAGAATAACCCTAACCATCACACCTCTTTTCCTAGCATTTATGAGCTCATATAATATATCTTCTGTTTTTTTACATTTATATACCGAGAACATAATTATATTTATTTCTTTTTTAGCAGAAGATATTAAATTAAGAACATAATAATAATATTTTTCGTCATTTAATATCTCTATTTTGGTCTTTCTGATTTTAGGACTTATGGTTGTAATGCTTGATTTACTGGTTTTGTCGGATGTGAGTATATCGATTTTATTGGACAAATTAAAAACAAAATATAATAATATAACCAAAATTATCAAATTTATTATATTTATATATGAGAATAACACCATGATTTTCCCTTTTTATTTTTTATTTCTTTTTTATTTAGGGCGGGTCATTTTGTATATTCTTTAAATATCAACACCTGATATTTAACAAATTTAATCGTTTCCATATAAATGAAAATTAAAAAGTTAATGGAAACGAATTATTATGACCCACACTATTTTTATTTTTTAAATAATATATTTTATATATGGATTCATATTCATCTATTATCATTATCTATTAAATATATTATTAATCAATCAAAACTAATCATTATTACCTTTCATTATTACTACCATTCATTTTATTATTTGGTTTATTAAATTGATATATGAATATAATTACTGAGAATATTTATATCATTAATAATATTATAATATAATATTGTAATATAATAATCATAATCCCAATATCATAACATTATAATGTGGCAGTATGGATGCATTAATAATGGCTGGCGGAAAAGGCACAAGGCTAAATTCTGATATTGAAAAACCCCTTTTGCCAATTCTAAGAAGACCTATGATAGACTATATTGTTGAAGCACTTTTAGAATCCAATATAAATAATATATATATTGCAGTATCAAAAAATACGCCAAAAACCGAGGAATATATTAAATGCTATAAAAGATATTACATCAATAAAAACATATACCTAATTAAAACATCGGGGCTAAATTATATCCATGATTTAAATGAATGCATACCCTATTTTTCAGAACCTTTTATGGTATTGTCCTGCGATATTCCTACGATTAAACCAAAAATCATAAATAAAATTATAACTCAATATCATATTATAAAGTCTAAGAAAGCCCATGTGGAATCTCTATGTGTAGTTGTTAAAAAGGATATTTATCCAAGTAATCCAAGTATTGTGATGGATGGATATATCCCATTAGGTATCAATATATTAAGTCCAAAATATGGCGAACAGAAAGAAGAATTATATATAATTGATGAACCAATATTAAATGTAAATACATTGGAAGATAAAAACCTTGTTGAAAAAATACTGTTGGAATAATAATAAATAATAATGGTGAGTTTATGAGTATGAATAAAACCAAAATTCCATTTAGAACATTAGTTGGAAAATCCATTGTAGGAAATATGGGGAGCATTATAGGAACTGTAACCGATGTAGTTATGGATGAAAATACTGGAAAAATCATTTCATTGGATGTAGAACCATCAGAGCAAAGTCCCATTCCTCCTTCCGATGATTGTTATAGATTGATACCATATAAAATAGTTTTGGCTATAAGGGATGTTGTTGTTATTGATGAATCAAAAATAAATAAGGTTAGAATTATAAGCAAAAGACCAAATGCAGAATAAATTCCATATAAATTCTAATCTACTTATAGTTATTTTTATATAATTTATTTTTAGTATATATTTTCAATATTTATTTTATATATTATATTACTTTTATTTCTGCTTTATTTTTTTAAATTTTAAAATATATTTAAATAAATAATTAATAATTAAATTAAATGGTGATATAATGGATATAAATGTTAAGGATTTAGAATTTACAAAAATGCATGGTTTAGGAAATGACTATATTGTAATAAATGAATTTGATGGAATAAAAATAAAAGAAGAAGATAAAGAAGAATTTTCAAGAAAAATATGTAAAAGAGGATTTTCCATCGGTGCAGATGGTGTTATATATGTTCAAAAACCAACCAATGACAAATACGATGTGAGATTTAGAATATTTAATAGCGATGGTTCAGAGGCTGAAATGTGTGGAAATGGCATAAGATGTTTCTCCAAATATGTTTATGAGAGAATATTAAAGAAAAATCCTTTAAATGTGGAAACAAAAGGAGGTTTAAGAGTTTCAGAGATGGATATTGAAAACGACATTGTAAAAAAGATTAAGGTATATATGGGAGCTCCGACATTTCAATTAAAAGATATACCTATGAAGGTAGAAGGAAAATCAGAAAATGATGAATTTTTAAATGAAGCCATTAAATTGAATAATGATTTAATAGATGAAATTAAATTAAGCGTTGTAAATGTTGGAAATCCCCACGCTGTGATATTTGTTGAGGATAACAATATTACCATGGATTTTGCGAGAGATAACCTAAATACATTAGGTAAAGAGATAGAAAACCATGAAGTATTTCCAGAAAGAATAAATGTCCATTTTATAGAGGTTATAAATCCAAATGAAATAAAAATATTAACATGGGAAAGAGGAGCAGGATATACCACAGCATGTGGAACTGGAACCACGAGCTCAGTAATTATTGCTCATAAACTTGGAAAAACAGGAAATAAGGTTTTAGCACATTTAGACGGAGGAGATTTGGAAATTGAAATAAAAGAGGATGGAGTTTATATGAAGGGAGATGCTGTAATTGTTTATGACGGTAAATTGCAAAATATAGGATGGTAATGCTTTAAAAAAATAATAATAATTTTAAATAAAATTAAAATAAAAAATAAAAATAAATAATAATAAAATAATTAATAGATACTTAAAATAAAATAATTAGATAAATAATAGAATTAAAAATTAAATATGGTGCTTTTCCATTTTTTCCATTAAAACATTTTTAAAGAATTCATTTATTTTCTTTTTTGAATATCCATATTTTCTTGCAGTGGCATATATCATTTTTTCGCTTCCACTTCCATACTGTGCAGCTTTTTTAGGTCGATAGGCTATATAATCAGGTATATAGTTTGAAGCAATGTCTCTTAATATTATTTTTCTTTCAGTATCATTTAATTTGTATTCGATAGGCAGTGATAAACCTACTTCAACTACATCCCTATCTAAAAATGGTACCCTGAGCTCTACACCATTAGCCATTGTGCAGTGGTCATCTCTTTCAAGATTTACTTTATAGATATTCATTACATCGTTATATAGCAATTTTTTAAGTTTTTCTTTTCCCATTTCATTTAGTGCCTTTAAATATCTATTGTATCCACCAAATAACTCATCTGCACCTTGCCCAGACAATACCACCTTTATTCCATCTTGCTTAGCCATTTCAGAAGCGGCATATATAGGAATACCCACTGCAAGTTTCATTAAATTCAATTCATCGATGGCATAAGCTACATTAAAAAGATATTTTTCGTATTCTTCGGGAGATATGATTTTTTTTCTAAACTTCAAGCCCATATCTTTTGCAGCTTTTTCGGCATATTTTATATCTTCACTCTCTTCTGTGCCTACGGAGTATAACACTACATCGCAGTATTCTGACGCCAGTTTTGCCACAAGTGTGCTATCAACACCTCCGGAATAGATAATACCTACCTTATCAATGCCTCTTGTTCTTTTTGATATGGAATCCCATAATGCATCTTCAAGCTCTTTTTTACAGGATTCATAATCTATATTTTTATAATTATTTTCAAAATAATCAGTCCTGATTTTTTGAATATTTTCTTCAATTTCATATTCATTTTCATCTAAATCGTATATTAATTGACTATTGGGATTTAAACGAGATATTGGATAATGGTATGCCTCTTCAAATGACATTATATCTATTTCCATTAATAAATACCATAATGCCTTTTTCTCAGACGCAAAGGCAAAATAATTAGGTCTATCTATATAAAAAAGTGGTTTCACTCCAAAAATATCCCTTCTCAATAGTATTATATTTTCATTTTTATCGTATAGGCAGTAAGCATAATCCCCATCGAGCTCATCTAA from Methanothermococcus okinawensis IH1 encodes:
- the asnB gene encoding asparagine synthase (glutamine-hydrolyzing), which translates into the protein MCSINGIIVKDDDDEGPSSSCKKEILRHLINEMKILKHRGPDSSGLMFDDEVIYFNDFNNLNIPFDKSNRLGMGHNRLAIVGNASQPISNEDESIWTICNGEIYNYYELMEDLQNKHDFNTDTDSEIIIHSYEEGILDELDGDYAYCLYDKNENIILLRRDIFGVKPLFYIDRPNYFAFASEKKALWYLLMEIDIMSFEEAYHYPISRLNPNSQLIYDLDENEYEIEENIQKIRTDYFENNYKNIDYESCKKELEDALWDSISKRTRGIDKVGIIYSGGVDSTLVAKLASEYCDVVLYSVGTEESEDIKYAEKAAKDMGLKFRKKIISPEEYEKYLFNVAYAIDELNLMKLAVGIPIYAASEMAKQDGIKVVLSGQGADELFGGYNRYLKALNEMGKEKLKKLLYNDVMNIYKVNLERDDHCTMANGVELRVPFLDRDVVEVGLSLPIEYKLNDTERKIILRDIASNYIPDYIAYRPKKAAQYGSGSEKMIYATARKYGYSKKKINEFFKNVLMEKMEKHHI
- the carB gene encoding carbamoyl-phosphate synthase large subunit, whose protein sequence is MIENEKLKEVILKAKMLGFSDVQLANLLNKSENDIKELRKKLNVLPVYKMVDTCAAEFEAKTPYYYSCYENLFYDEQNESIPSSKKKVIILGSGPIRIGQGVEFDYSTVHAIFALKEMGIEAIIVNNNPETVSTDYDTSDKLYFEPLTFEEIMNIVENEKKNGNLLGVIVQFGGQTAINLAMKLYNAGVNILGTSPQSIDLAEDREQFSKILKKLNIPQAEGATVYNEKDALKIAEKIGYPVLVRPSYVLGGRAMEIVYNENELKDYMKEAVKVSSEHPILIDKFLDDAVEIDVDAVCDGEDVFIGAIMEHIEEAGIHSGDSACVIPPQTLSKEIINTIVDYTTKLAKELGVVGLINIQYAIKDGIVYIIEANPRASRTVPYVSKSIGAPLAKIATKVMLGHKLKDMGYTGLAKPKYVSVKEAVFPFQKLPGVDPVLSPEMKSTGEAIGIDRDFGKAYYKAQLSANMELPTSGTVFISVKNKDKQHILNIAKKFNELGFNIVATKGTAEVIRNAGLNVKIVKKISEGMSGNILELIHKGEIDLIINTSSGSKAKSDGYYIRRAAVELNIPYITTIQGALSTIKAIESIKKGDLGVYSLNELEN
- a CDS encoding phospholipase D-like domain-containing protein produces the protein MVLFSYINIINLIILVILLYFVFNLSNKIDILTSDKTSKSSITTISPKIRKTKIEILNDEKYYYYVLNLISSAKKEINIIMFSVYKCKKTEDILYELINARKRGVMVRVILDGEVESNRTIKHLLSSERIPVKLTERQRTHNKLIIVDNETVVLGSHNWTDKALFENRESSVAIIDKKIVNKEKDYFELVWGSVK
- the carB gene encoding carbamoyl-phosphate synthase large subunit, yielding MKRKDINKVMILGSGPIVIGQAAEFDFSGSQACKSLREEGIYTILVNSNPATIQTDTNIADKVYLEPLHPKIVEKIIEKERPDAILPTMGGQTGLNLAMDLHRMGILDKYGVELLGSKVEVIETSEDRELFNKAMEEIGEPVTKSHAVHSVEEALNAVAELGYPVIVRPAFTLGGSGGGIAHNEEELREITEKGLNYSLINQVLIDESVLGWKEYEYEVMRDAKDNCIVVCNMENMDPMGIHTGESIVVAPSQTLSDEVHQRLRNAALKIIKHLRIEGGCNVQFAVSKDMTEYRVIEVNPRVSRSSALASKATGYPIAKIASKIAIGMTLDEIKNDVTKETPASFEPTLDYVVVKIPRWPFDKFRTVDKHLGTSMKSTGEVMAIGRTLEEALQKAIRSLDIGRYGLIGDGKDINHSNETINNILKNPTDERLFVIAEALDKGWTVSEICELTGIDEFFIKKIKNIVDTKKELEVLSKLI
- the sucC gene encoding ADP-forming succinate--CoA ligase subunit beta, coding for MKLHEYEAKEIFKKYKIPVPEGFITSNEIEKLNKPVVIKAQVLVGGRGKAGGVLFADTVNEANEKIKELLNKDIKGEKVEKVLVEEKLPIKKEYYLGITIDRAERKPVIMFSTEGGVEIEEIAKTNPEKIIKYHVNPLNEFLPYIARNILKDADIPSSEISKVADIVYKLYNVFKDMDGMLVEINPLVITEDGRALAADAVLNVDDDAYYRHDYTQFEEFNKKDKLEFAYVELDGDIGVIGNGAGLTLASMDMIKEYGGNPACFLDIGGGANEETVKKALEKVLKKDVKGIFINVLAGITRCDEVARGIVEVLKKHPNVKFAVRMMGTNEEEGRRILTENGIPFEYSMEKAAKKLMEMVNN
- a CDS encoding UPF0280 family protein, with amino-acid sequence MFLVNKRISIKETHITLKTDSEKFIKLAKNTIINERINLENYILKHPEFLTSYVPISVGVDAPKIVKIMARAGENADVGPMASVAGTISQMVVENAIKYGCKNIISENGGDIALRTERNIIVGLYAGTSSLSGQIGFEIKKDKALNGYGICTSSGTVGHSVSLGNADAVVVFADESSIADAAATSIGNFATGAPDEAINKCLEKAEDIDYLDGVFVVVGEYAGKIGKIPKLVKTDKKVTLGELFELM
- a CDS encoding CopG family ribbon-helix-helix protein, whose protein sequence is MAERITMTIQKNLLEDLEECIKESNKSRSEIIREALIDYIKKYEWLHQIGSRAGEITLIYPLNVHKKVLDIENRYRNIILTSVSYMVNNEFLRVIVLKGPKEDIIKLTENLKSINDIKYAKLSTVGFENKK
- the pyrI gene encoding aspartate carbamoyltransferase regulatory subunit — translated: MEKIRNIKNIKKNLKEKSLKVKPIKNGTVIDHITKGKALKVYKVLNLNNNQTVTIAMNVSSKKNEKKDILKIEGIELSKEDVNKISLISPNATINIIKDGVVVKKFKVEIPDEIEGILKCTNPNCITQTENIIGKFKVEEKEPLKIRCKYCEKFLNAIEICR
- the cobY gene encoding adenosylcobinamide-phosphate guanylyltransferase → MDALIMAGGKGTRLNSDIEKPLLPILRRPMIDYIVEALLESNINNIYIAVSKNTPKTEEYIKCYKRYYINKNIYLIKTSGLNYIHDLNECIPYFSEPFMVLSCDIPTIKPKIINKIITQYHIIKSKKAHVESLCVVVKKDIYPSNPSIVMDGYIPLGINILSPKYGEQKEELYIIDEPILNVNTLEDKNLVEKILLE
- a CDS encoding PRC-barrel domain-containing protein; translated protein: MNKTKIPFRTLVGKSIVGNMGSIIGTVTDVVMDENTGKIISLDVEPSEQSPIPPSDDCYRLIPYKIVLAIRDVVVIDESKINKVRIISKRPNAE
- the dapF gene encoding diaminopimelate epimerase, whose product is MDINVKDLEFTKMHGLGNDYIVINEFDGIKIKEEDKEEFSRKICKRGFSIGADGVIYVQKPTNDKYDVRFRIFNSDGSEAEMCGNGIRCFSKYVYERILKKNPLNVETKGGLRVSEMDIENDIVKKIKVYMGAPTFQLKDIPMKVEGKSENDEFLNEAIKLNNDLIDEIKLSVVNVGNPHAVIFVEDNNITMDFARDNLNTLGKEIENHEVFPERINVHFIEVINPNEIKILTWERGAGYTTACGTGTTSSVIIAHKLGKTGNKVLAHLDGGDLEIEIKEDGVYMKGDAVIVYDGKLQNIGW